The following are encoded together in the Fundulus heteroclitus isolate FHET01 chromosome 19, MU-UCD_Fhet_4.1, whole genome shotgun sequence genome:
- the LOC110366547 gene encoding uncharacterized protein LOC110366547 produces MDKQGSYSLSKDRNMRRGNPSNLWALRKNLRDDILARYRGITKMIVVEKRITEMTAEEDGQQVEMAVAARQLHMAETSYQFSRIAFSKIRYRNPASIPSKDSAGLWALRKKRRYELLARFRKIDKSAMEDKATDCTEAIPVIKINPVRRKSQQNQGWTPHRFPSGWRKTEEPHWFRNHNYMARNRSQMAPSKQQDLKSYNYGGNSMNRSNSRFDGWRQRNWGSRNGNYFPQAQTQRTYPGCYRLGAVPWTKYGRSNFRQQTANCSRYTPGKAFTTSSSNSCNHYQGPLWNQRSCPPPCHRGHFVSWNQTRFRGNVMQSRGRGWTNRNGFNNFQGPQMFRGQRANWHGQNVRRSEVSRNLSALSYNSYNINGINRFSGFQLFRAHNANWKNQNRGGFY; encoded by the exons ATGGACAAGCAAGGAAGCTACAGCCTGAGCAAAGACCGCAACATGAGACGAGGTAACCCCTCTAACTTGTGGGCGTTGCGTAAAAACCTCAGGGATGACATCCTTGCTCGGTACAGAGGAATCACAAAGATGATTGTTGTGGAGAAAA GAATCACTGAAATGACTGCTGAGGAGGACGGCCAACAAGTTGAAATGGCCGTCGCTGCACGTCAGCTACATATGGCTGAGACATCCTACCAGTTCAGTAGGATAGCGTTCTCCAAAATCCGATACAGAAACCCAGCTTCCATCCCCAGCAAAGACTCGGCTGGTCTGTGGGCTTTGCGTAAAAAACGCAGGTATGAGCTACTTGCACGCTTCAGGAAAATTGACAAGTCGGCGATGGAAGACAAAGCCACGGACTGCACTGAAGCTATACCAGTGATAAAAATAAACCCGGTGAGGAGGAAGTCTCAGCAAAATCAAGGCTGGACCCCTCACAGGTTCCCTTCTGGCTGGAGGAAAACAGAAGAGCCGCACTGGTTCAGAAATCATAATTACATGGCAAGAAACAGGTCACAAATGGCTCCCTCAAAGCAACAAGACTTAAAGAGCTATAACTATGGAGGCAACAGCATGAACAGGTCCAACAGCCGATTCGACGGTTGGCGTCAAAGAAACTGGGGATCCAGAAATGGAAATTATTTCCCTCAGGCACAAACCCAGAGAACCTATCCTGGATGCTATAGGCTTGGTGCTGTGCCGTGGACAAAATACGGTAGATCCAACTTCAGACAGCAAACTGCAAACTGTTCTCGATACACTCCTGGTAAGGCGTTTACAACCAGCTCCAGTAACAGCTGCAACCACTACCAAGGACCGCTGTGGAACCAAAGATCGTGTCCACCGCCGTGTCACAGAGGACATTTTGTCTCATGGAACCAGACAAGGTTCAGAGGAAATGTGATGCAGTCAAGAGGCCGAGGTTGGACCAACAGAAACGGGTTCAACAACTTCCAGGGTCCCCAAATGTTCAGAGGACAAAGAGCGAACTGGCATGGCCAAAATGTTAGGAGGTCAGAAGTTTCCAGAAATCTTTCAGCTCTGTCTTACAATTCTTACAACATAAACGGCATCAACAGATTCTCTGGCTTCCAGCTGTTCAGAGCACACAACGCAAACTGGAAAAACCAAAACCGTGGAGGCTTTTACTGA